DNA from Mucilaginibacter mallensis:
TCTTCATATTCGCATCCAATGGAAAGGTAAGCTTATCAGCATTCCCACCGCCTATATACAAAGTGTCGTAATTGAATACTGTTTTCAAAACTTCAAAAACTTTTTGCATCCGCTCGTTCCATTTCTTTTTTCCTTCAGCTTCAAGTGCCCGCTCGCCAATGTAGTCGTCGTAGGTAACTGCTTTTTTTTCTTTTTTGCTAATAGGGTGGTGTGCTATCTCCAGGTGCGGCAGTAAATGGCCATCCATTAATAAGGCTGTGCCAAAACCGGTACCTAAAGTTAGCACCATTTCAAAGCCTTTGCCGGTAACTACACCAAGGCCCTGCATATCGGCATCATTAACAACTTTGGCGGGTTTGCCTAGTTCTGCTTCAAGTTTTTTACTCAGGTCAAAATCTTTCCAGGCCTCGTTGCCCAGGTTTGGTGCCGTTTTAATTACGCCATTTCTAACATAGCCAGGGAAACCAACTGATATGTTGGTGTATTCCGGAAAATTTTTGATAAGGGTTTTTATTGCTTCCATCATATTTTCAGGCGTAGAGGGCATTGGCGTTACTATTTTTTCATAAGCCATTTGCAATTTACCTTCACTATTTAAAATAGTAGCTTTTATATGAGAGCCTCCGATATCGATGGAAAGAACCTGTAATTGCGCAGAAGAATTTTTCATTAAGATGTGAGTTCAAGGAATATACAGCAGGATTACCCCTGTTGGTATACAAATATCATATTTTTAATAATAAATAAATGTTAATTTATATGTTATTTATCGCATGGCAAATAAACACTATAATGAATAAGATTTATAGCCTATTTGTTTTTTAATATGAGGTCGTCTCCTGCTTTTTACATAGGAATTGCAAAAGTGCAATATTAACAATTATAAGTGTATAAACAACAATAATCATTTGATTGCCGCAAGATGTTGCGAAAGTAATATTGTTTTCGGGAAGTAGTATGCGAAAGCGGTAATTTTAAAATTTCAGGTTGCTTTTTACCCATTTTTGCACTTCTTCCTGTACCAGGATATCGGCGGGTAATTTATCGTGAATAAGCTTTTCTATTTTATTGCCGGTGTTTGAGAAACGGTAGTCCCAAAGTATCATGAGCCTGTTTACAAGGTATACCATTTCATTGCCTTCTTCGCGGTTAAAAGAGGTGCCATCGGGTTTCCCGTTTACGTGAGGATCATTATGCGGGTAAACGCTCCACTTGTAATCGGAATAATGCAAATTTCTTCTTGAAAACAAGATCATATGGCGTATAAATTTCAGTAAATGTACTGATAATTAATGGGTTTTGTATGTATTTTGTATAGCG
Protein-coding regions in this window:
- a CDS encoding ROK family protein gives rise to the protein MKNSSAQLQVLSIDIGGSHIKATILNSEGKLQMAYEKIVTPMPSTPENMMEAIKTLIKNFPEYTNISVGFPGYVRNGVIKTAPNLGNEAWKDFDLSKKLEAELGKPAKVVNDADMQGLGVVTGKGFEMVLTLGTGFGTALLMDGHLLPHLEIAHHPISKKEKKAVTYDDYIGERALEAEGKKKWNERMQKVFEVLKTVFNYDTLYIGGGNADKLTFPLDANMKIVTNEDGIKGGARLWTMNEEPITETLSAATK